A single window of Anas acuta chromosome 31, bAnaAcu1.1, whole genome shotgun sequence DNA harbors:
- the LOC137846200 gene encoding zinc finger protein CKR1-like isoform X2 produces MEPWVMLDPRQKALYRDVMQESYETLMSLAAQGLVSEKAAEEGAAEQIPEELEARPSRSPERAKTLGSNRRKTKRPDKAVPHGLAKLPKTTPAPKLDCAKPLRGAASGKGSARERPYGCADCGKSFPWASHLERHRRVHTGERPFGCPECGETYSQSSHLLQHRRTHASDRPHKCGECGKRFAGAAELAAHGRGHAAEKPHKCGDCGKGFVWASHLARHRRVHTGEKPFGCPECGEAFTQGSHLAKHRRSHTGERPHRCPACGKTFGQSSDLARHRRTHLGKKALRCGDCGKLFRAGPALARHQRGHRRERAHRCGDCGKGFVWASHLERHRRVHTGERPFPCGSCGERFAQKAHLLQHRKTHSPDRPYKCGECGKRFGEAPPFLAHQRGHAAQKSYTCGECGKGFAWASHLERHRRVHTGEKPYECPECGEAFSQSSHLTKHRRSHLPKVDFSHSSRTQPAGGKPLAAPRCAVGLANPPGDCSGEEQ; encoded by the exons aTGGAGCCCTGGGTGATGCTGGACCCGCGACAGAAGGCGCTGTACCGGGACGTGATGCAGGAGAGCTACGAAACGCTGATGTCCCTTG CAGCTCAGGGGCTGGTGAGCGAAAAAGCCGCGGAGGAAGGCGCCGCCGAGCAGATCCCCGAGGAGCTCGAAGCGCGCCCGTCCCGCAGCCCGGAGAGGGCCAAAACTTTGGGCTCCAACCGGAGGAAAACCAAACGGCCCGACAAAGCCGTGCCCCACGGCCTCGCCAAactccccaaaaccaccccgGCCCCCAAATTAGACTGCGCCAAACCCCTCCGGGGGGCTGCGAGCGGCAAGGGCTCGGCGCGGGAGCGACCCTACGGCTGCGCCGACTGCGGGAAAAGCTTCCCGTGGGCTTCGCACTTGGAGAGGCACCGGCGGGTGCACACGGGCGAGCGGCCTTTCGGCTGCCCCGAATGCGGCGAGACCTACAGCCAAAgctcccacctcctccagcaccgcCGCACCCACGCCAGCGACCGGCCCCATAAATGCGGCGAGTGCGGCAAGCGTTTCGCCGGGGCGGCCGAGCTGGCGGCGCACGGCCGGGGCCACGCGGCCGAAAAACCCCACAAATGCGGCGACTGCGGCAAAGGCTTCGTTTGGGCTTCCCACCTAGCCCGCCACCGCCGCGTCCACACCGGGGAAAAACCCTTTGGGTGCCCCGAATGCGGCGAAGCTTTCACCCAAGGTTCCCACTTGGCCAAGCATCGCCGTAGCCACACGGGCGAGCGGCCCCACCGGTGCCCGGCGTGCGGCAAGACTTTTGGCCAGAGCTCCGACCTGGCCCGCCACCGCCGCAcccatttggggaaaaaagctttGCGCTGCGGGGATTGCGGCAAGCTTTTCCGTGCGGGGCCGGCCCTGGCCCGGCACCAACGGGGTCACCGGCGAGAGCGCGCCCACCGCTGCGGCGACTGCGGGAAGGGTTTCGTTTGGGCATCCCACTTGGAGAGGCACCGGCGGGTGCACACGGGCGAGCGCCCCTTCCCCTGCGGCAGCTGCGGCGAGCGCTTCGCCCAAAAAGcccacctcctccagcaccgcAAAACCCACTCCCCCGACCGGCCCTATAAATGTGGGGAGTGCGGGAAGCGTTTCGGGGAGGCCCCCCCTTTCCTCGCCCACCAGCGGGGCCACGCGGCGCAGAAGAGCTACACGTGCGGGGAGTGCGGCAAGGGTTTCGCCTGGGCGTCCCACCTGGAGCGCCACCGCCGCGTCCACACCGGGGAAAAACCCTACGAGTGCCCCGAGTGCGGCGAAGCCTTCAGCCAGAGCTCCCACCTCACCAAGCACCGCCGCAGCCACCTCCCCAAAGTGGATTTTTCCCATTCCTCAAGGACCCAGCCGGCGGGGGGAAAGCCCCTCGCTGCGCCCCGTTGCGCCGTGGGGTTGGCGAATCCGCCCGGGGACTGCAGCGGAGAGGAGCAATGA
- the LOC137846200 gene encoding zinc finger protein CKR1-like isoform X1, with protein sequence MGRTLPPKPPLPPLQSSAEAPISSFLPPNPWRGSGDPPFPLGGGLILCGGGAPCVRCERERENPKFSPGKASEPQMRSVSGGISPRFRDFSSPQEVLRGCERGGAAQIFVPVSPPRAMEPWVMLDPRQKALYRDVMQESYETLMSLAAQGLVSEKAAEEGAAEQIPEELEARPSRSPERAKTLGSNRRKTKRPDKAVPHGLAKLPKTTPAPKLDCAKPLRGAASGKGSARERPYGCADCGKSFPWASHLERHRRVHTGERPFGCPECGETYSQSSHLLQHRRTHASDRPHKCGECGKRFAGAAELAAHGRGHAAEKPHKCGDCGKGFVWASHLARHRRVHTGEKPFGCPECGEAFTQGSHLAKHRRSHTGERPHRCPACGKTFGQSSDLARHRRTHLGKKALRCGDCGKLFRAGPALARHQRGHRRERAHRCGDCGKGFVWASHLERHRRVHTGERPFPCGSCGERFAQKAHLLQHRKTHSPDRPYKCGECGKRFGEAPPFLAHQRGHAAQKSYTCGECGKGFAWASHLERHRRVHTGEKPYECPECGEAFSQSSHLTKHRRSHLPKVDFSHSSRTQPAGGKPLAAPRCAVGLANPPGDCSGEEQ encoded by the exons ATGGGGAGAACTCTGCCCCCCAAACCTCCTTTGCCCCCTTTGCAGTCGTCTGCAGAAGCTCCAATTTCATCAtttcttcccccaaatcccTGGCGAGGCAGTGGGGACCCTCCTTttcccctggggggggggttaatcctgtgcggggggggggcaccctgCGTGCGCTgcgagagggagagagaaaaccCCAAATTCAGCCCGGGAAAAGCATCAGAACCCCAAATGAGAAGCGTTTCTGGGGGGATTTCCCCCCGTTTTAGGGATTTCTCTTCCCCGCAGGAGGTTTTAAGGGGCTGTGAGCGAGGAGGGGCGGCACAAATCTTTGttcccgtgtcccccccccgtgccaTGGAGCCCTGGGTGATGCTGGACCCGCGACAGAAGGCGCTGTACCGGGACGTGATGCAGGAGAGCTACGAAACGCTGATGTCCCTTG CAGCTCAGGGGCTGGTGAGCGAAAAAGCCGCGGAGGAAGGCGCCGCCGAGCAGATCCCCGAGGAGCTCGAAGCGCGCCCGTCCCGCAGCCCGGAGAGGGCCAAAACTTTGGGCTCCAACCGGAGGAAAACCAAACGGCCCGACAAAGCCGTGCCCCACGGCCTCGCCAAactccccaaaaccaccccgGCCCCCAAATTAGACTGCGCCAAACCCCTCCGGGGGGCTGCGAGCGGCAAGGGCTCGGCGCGGGAGCGACCCTACGGCTGCGCCGACTGCGGGAAAAGCTTCCCGTGGGCTTCGCACTTGGAGAGGCACCGGCGGGTGCACACGGGCGAGCGGCCTTTCGGCTGCCCCGAATGCGGCGAGACCTACAGCCAAAgctcccacctcctccagcaccgcCGCACCCACGCCAGCGACCGGCCCCATAAATGCGGCGAGTGCGGCAAGCGTTTCGCCGGGGCGGCCGAGCTGGCGGCGCACGGCCGGGGCCACGCGGCCGAAAAACCCCACAAATGCGGCGACTGCGGCAAAGGCTTCGTTTGGGCTTCCCACCTAGCCCGCCACCGCCGCGTCCACACCGGGGAAAAACCCTTTGGGTGCCCCGAATGCGGCGAAGCTTTCACCCAAGGTTCCCACTTGGCCAAGCATCGCCGTAGCCACACGGGCGAGCGGCCCCACCGGTGCCCGGCGTGCGGCAAGACTTTTGGCCAGAGCTCCGACCTGGCCCGCCACCGCCGCAcccatttggggaaaaaagctttGCGCTGCGGGGATTGCGGCAAGCTTTTCCGTGCGGGGCCGGCCCTGGCCCGGCACCAACGGGGTCACCGGCGAGAGCGCGCCCACCGCTGCGGCGACTGCGGGAAGGGTTTCGTTTGGGCATCCCACTTGGAGAGGCACCGGCGGGTGCACACGGGCGAGCGCCCCTTCCCCTGCGGCAGCTGCGGCGAGCGCTTCGCCCAAAAAGcccacctcctccagcaccgcAAAACCCACTCCCCCGACCGGCCCTATAAATGTGGGGAGTGCGGGAAGCGTTTCGGGGAGGCCCCCCCTTTCCTCGCCCACCAGCGGGGCCACGCGGCGCAGAAGAGCTACACGTGCGGGGAGTGCGGCAAGGGTTTCGCCTGGGCGTCCCACCTGGAGCGCCACCGCCGCGTCCACACCGGGGAAAAACCCTACGAGTGCCCCGAGTGCGGCGAAGCCTTCAGCCAGAGCTCCCACCTCACCAAGCACCGCCGCAGCCACCTCCCCAAAGTGGATTTTTCCCATTCCTCAAGGACCCAGCCGGCGGGGGGAAAGCCCCTCGCTGCGCCCCGTTGCGCCGTGGGGTTGGCGAATCCGCCCGGGGACTGCAGCGGAGAGGAGCAATGA